The nucleotide window CTCGTCGTCCGCCCTCTCCCAATATTTCCGCGCCCCGTCGAGCTTCACGATGACCGGCGTACGGACGACCGCGCCCGGGAACTCCGGGTTGGCGATCTCCCGGGAGGCGAGGGCGACTTCGCCGAGGCCGGCGGCCGCGTCGAGGCGGGCCTTCACGTCCGGGTTCACGATCGCGCCGAGCAGCGCGTTCGCGCGCGCGTCGTCGCCCAGGAGGCCGCCGACCGACTTGGCGAGATCGCCGACGACCTCGTCGTAGGACTTCGGTCCCTCGTCCGTGGTGATGCCGATGCGGGGGATCAGGAGGTTCTGCGGGGTGGTGCACATCTGGCCGCTGTAGAGCGAGAGCGAGAAGGCCAGGTTGGAGAGCATGCCCTTGTAGTCGGACGTCGACTCGACGATCACCGTGTTGACGCCGGCCTTCTCCGTGTAGACCTGCGCCTGGCGGGCGTTGGCCTCCAGCCAGTCGCCGAAGGCGGTGGAGCCGGTGTAGTCGATGATCCGGATCTCAGGGCGGGTGGCCAGCGTCTTGGCGATGCCCTCGCCGGGGCGTTCGGCGGCCAGCGCGACCAAGTTCGGGTCGAAGCCGGTCTCCGTGAGGACCTCGCGGGCGACCTGGACGGTGAGGGCGAGCGGCAGCACCGCGCGCGGGTGGGGCTTCACCAGGACCGCGTTGCCGGTGGCGAGCGAGGCGAACAGGCCCGGGTAGCCGTTCCACGTCGGGAAGGTGTTGCAGCCGATCATCAGGGCGATGCCGCGCGGGACCGGCTTGAACTCCTTGGTCAGCGCGAGCGGGTCGCGCTTGCCCTGGGGCTTGCTCCACTCGGCGCTGTCGGGCGTGCGGACCTGCTCCGCGTACGCGTACGCCACCGCTTCCAGGCCGCGGTCCTGGGCGTGGGGCCCGCCCGCCTGGAACGCCATCATGAAGGCCTGGCCGGAGGTGTGCATGACCGCGTGGGCGAACTCGTGCGTGCGGTCGCTGATCCGCTTGAGGATCTCCAGACACACCGCCGCGCGCGTCTGCGCGCCCGCGTCGCGCCACGCGCGCTGTCCGGCCTTCATGGCGGGCAGCAGCGTGTCGATGTCGGCGTGCGGATACGTCACGCCGAGCGTCAGGCCGTACGGGGAGGTCTCCTCGCCGACCCAGTCGTCCGTGCCGGGCTGGCCGAGGTCGAGGCGGGTGCCGAGGAGGGCGTCGAAGGCGGCCTTGCCTTCCGCCATGCCCAGGCTGCCGTTCTCGCCGTACGCCTTGGGGTGTTCGGGGTGCGGGGACCAGTACGCGCGCGTGCGGATCGCTTCCAGCGCCTGGTCGAGGGTGGGCCGGTGCCTGGCGATCAGGTCGTGCGCGGACAGTTCGGCGGCCATGCGGGACCAACTCCTCACGTCAGGTGCTCTTCTTCGAGCTCTGACCTGGGCAGGAACGGGCTGACAGAGTTAGAGTAACCGAACGATCGGTCGGGACAAGGGGGTCCGCCGCATCTGTGGACAACCCCGTGCGGGAGGATCGCGAGCATGACAGCACTCGACCTCAGCAGCCCCGTGGCCGTTGTCGGCACCGGCACCATGGGCCAGGGCATCGCCCAGGTCGCGCTGGTAGCGGGCCACACCGTACGGCTGTACGACGCCGTGCCCGGCCGCGCCCGGGAGGCGGCCGAGGCGATCGGCGCGCGGCTCGACCGGCTCGTCGCCAAGGACCGCCTGGCCGGCGCCGACCGGGACGCCGCACGCGCCCGGCTGCACGCTGCCGAGACCCTCGCCGACC belongs to Streptomyces graminofaciens and includes:
- the paaN gene encoding phenylacetic acid degradation protein PaaN, giving the protein MAAELSAHDLIARHRPTLDQALEAIRTRAYWSPHPEHPKAYGENGSLGMAEGKAAFDALLGTRLDLGQPGTDDWVGEETSPYGLTLGVTYPHADIDTLLPAMKAGQRAWRDAGAQTRAAVCLEILKRISDRTHEFAHAVMHTSGQAFMMAFQAGGPHAQDRGLEAVAYAYAEQVRTPDSAEWSKPQGKRDPLALTKEFKPVPRGIALMIGCNTFPTWNGYPGLFASLATGNAVLVKPHPRAVLPLALTVQVAREVLTETGFDPNLVALAAERPGEGIAKTLATRPEIRIIDYTGSTAFGDWLEANARQAQVYTEKAGVNTVIVESTSDYKGMLSNLAFSLSLYSGQMCTTPQNLLIPRIGITTDEGPKSYDEVVGDLAKSVGGLLGDDARANALLGAIVNPDVKARLDAAAGLGEVALASREIANPEFPGAVVRTPVIVKLDGARKYWERADDEAAYMSECFGPVSFAVAVDSAADAVELLRRTISEKGAMTVGAYTTSEEVAAGIEEACLEECAQLSLNLTGGVYVNQTAAFSDFHGSGGNPAANAALCDGAFVANRFRVVEVRREG